GCCGGAGAGAACATTAGCCTGCTTAACGGGAAAGTGACCTTTACGCTGCCGGCAGGCTTAACTGACCAAAGCGGTAAGCTAGGCTCTCAATCAAACAGCATGCACGTTTACGCCAATAAGAGCGGCCAGCAGGCGATTATTGTGATTATGGCTCCGCTGCCAGCAGACAGCCTGAGCACATTGAGTGGTCGTTTGGTTGAACAGCAGAAATCTCGTGATCCAAGCCTGAATGTGCTTTCCGATAAGAGCATTGAGGTGAGTGGGCAGCAAGCTCAGGAAGTGAATAGC
This is a stretch of genomic DNA from Hafnia alvei. It encodes these proteins:
- a CDS encoding DcrB family lipoprotein; its protein translation is MRNLVKFMGVGLLVAGLAACDGQSTDNATSAAKGSTPVEASVPAGENISLLNGKVTFTLPAGLTDQSGKLGSQSNSMHVYANKSGQQAIIVIMAPLPADSLSTLSGRLVEQQKSRDPSLNVLSDKSIEVSGQQAQEVNSLQTAKGQVSYSSIVLAKAGDQLMTMQVSLPGENQQEAANIANGVINTLKITE